Below is a genomic region from Ziziphus jujuba cultivar Dongzao chromosome 7, ASM3175591v1.
AAAGCGTTTCCTATGCCTCACGTCTCACGAAAAGTTTTAGAGGAAGCGATGCAATACAAGACATGAGCGACAATGTGGACAAAGATAGACAGTGAGAATGGCATGATAAACAAAGTTAGATCCTTTTAAGCCCAATTGCGAGCATGGCCTGGGTTAGGCACAACGACCCCGTTTTCATCAGTTATTGTTTCCTGTGGACATGGAAAAGAACCGCTGATATGATGTCAGTAACCCATGAGATTATAGCCTTGGTAAAGTGAACTGCACTGTGCTTGCCAACAAGGACAGTTTAATGGAGTTAATCTCAAGGACTGAATTTATGTAAAAAAGTGGACGATGGAAAAAAGTTGAAGAATTGTTGGTGGGCAAGTGTTTTAATTTTAGAACAACAATTTTATCAGCCAATATTTTAGGGGAGATTTGGAGCTCCTCTAATGCcatatattttttggtgaaaaaaaaaagccccaaATTGTATATAAAAGAACTCAAAGAGGGAAAAATCAgagaatcaaaattaaatgACTGATTATAAAAACATCCTATAATTGGGTTACATTGAATATTAAGTCCTACAAGTAAGTAAATATACGTAATTACAATTCAAAAAACAATCAgaatattgtttaaattaaattactgATGTCAACGGTTGACAATGTGATTTGGTCGTCCATCTTGTAAGGAAATATAATGTTGTTTATGGAAGTGGagaaggagaaaaaataaaataaaaataaaaaaataaaaaacagtaaGGATAGATTGGAAAATAAACTTTTGTTCTCCAGCAAACAACGACATGATGAatacaattttccttttttcttttaaattttcattgtttCTGTTTCTCAaagtctattttattatttttaattctttctcgTCAAtctatattattgttttcaattCTTTCTCATTCTACCAatgagatacatatatatatatatatatatattgttaatttaattGGTATGAGAGAAGGGAATTTTACTAAGGTAAATTCCTTACATAAGGCGGGCCaaactaataatttaatttggtaAAGTTGTAGAACAGTGGCCGAATACTGTTCCGCTTAAGGCGGATCAAATTTTCTTCATTGATTAGGGAATTTGAGCGAGGGACATAGATCCAAATGATTTATTTCCAAATCTAATTATTGGATTCCCTAAAAAGAGTTGCTTAGTTGTGGTTCGATGTTCTTCTGTCATTTATTTCTTCCTTCTCATGATAGTCTAGTCTTGAGTGACTCAGGTAGACAGCACACAAAGAAAGACCTATCGTGAAGATATAAATAGGGCAATGAATAATTAAGATATCGTTTTCACCTTTATCTCATGTATCATAAATTATTCAATATCACTGtattccatttgttttttttagttatcGACATTGTAGTTTTGTTATAGATTGAATCTGAatagaaaaaaagtaaaaaagtatgGACTTTAACAGTTTGGCTgtgattttgattatttatcGTATTCCATCTCATTATATGCTGACTAATTGGGACCCGAATATTACTTTATTTTACCATATAAGAAACTAAGTGGAGGTCCAAACCGACTGATGTTGAAGAATCAGCGGATGAATTGTGGTTAGGGGTGAAATGCCACTTGAACCAGAGCTAGCTGGTTCTCTCCAAAATGTATTAAGGTACAGTAGTTGACTGAACATCTAGGGGTAAAGTACTGTTTCGATGTGGATCACTGGAGCGATACCAAATTGAGGCAAACTCTGAATACCAGATATGACCTTAATATCACAGTGTGATAAATTTTATCCCTTCATAATGTACATACGAATGCACAATATCATAGCGTGATCTCTCACATCACCGTATTTCGTTGTGGGGGAGTGTGAATAACTTTtacttattataaaatattatactccACCCTTTTCATATTGTGCCGAGTATAATAATcatcattatattatataaaattactatTTGTACGTAACTGACTTATTATATCCTtacgtaaaaaataaaataaaaaagaattttatgtaTAAGTGTATGTGTCCTGCTTGAAATAATAAACCAGAAAAAATAGGATAGAAGTTCCTTACTTCACTGAATTATAATTGCTGAATTTATACAAGAGACTAGTGTTGGTGATAAGGCCATAAATAACAAACTGATAAGGGCTATAAGCACGTAGGCTTGCCGGTAAGATTAGCCAGAAACGTAGTTTAGCAAAACACAACTAACAGAGTAACTTATCTTACAGTTAACAGTTAGACCAGCTAAGCTATAGTTTATTACTGCTTCTCACTATCTTATCATATGCCATTGtaattttactgtattttattaacatttcaaatattttattcttcgtttcattatattttgattaCTTTTCCACGTTATCCTCTTTTATCAAGTTGTTATAATTTAAGTTTAAACATAATATTTATCGACACTACATctaatttagaaattttataaatatatatcacttTATAAGCTGTTGATATTCTAGAATATTTGATTATAAACTTGAACAATTGATATACTTgatgattattttcttttttaatttggcAATATACTTAATGATTTATGTTTTGTGATATTATCAATACATACAAGTTGATATATGAAGAGACTTTCTGCTACATtcacaaaattattataataaaaaaaaaaaaaaccttacaaATATATGAAGACAAAATTAAGCGAATTTCCACCACCTCTCACGAAATTTCTTGTTTAACTATTGCTAGAATTATTGTACTAACTTGATCAATTATTTTAGCCCCTCTCTCAACGTAGTTTGTACGTCACCTAGTGACATATATATGACCTAAAACATATAGCAGGCACTGGATTTATGTCACATTTCTCTAATAATTTCGATGCTAGCCAAATCTTTCAACGATTTCAACCAACGAAAAGTATAATTTcctaaaaagtaaaatgaaatatgaacaAAAAACAAGTTGAaaccatcaatatatatatatatatatatatttattcttggCGTAAAAGGAACTAGGCGGGGACTCGTTTTCATACGCGCTCACGGTGTTGGCAGCTGACGCGGATTAGGGTACAAGTCCTAGCTAGAGTGCATGCATAAATTGAGTGTGTATGCTGACCAAATCAAGtcctattatatatttataagctTTCTAAACTTTGCCCATCAAGCCCACCTGTAAATATGGTTGACCTTTGACCGTCCGCCTCTAAACACTGTTATTCACCGCGCGCGTGTCTTTCTTCGTTCTTTTAAGATAACACGCTCTTCAATCCGTCTTCCTCCTTTAACACACTTCTATTTCTTAATTTGCCTAACCAAGTTTACATGTATGATATACTAGTGTTATCGTTCTTAATTTGCGGCCACTTGggtatttatacatatgtttaatattgttattattctaaTTTTGTATCTGATCATTAATGAGTTAAATTCCCCATGGACTATCCAATAGCTCTGTTTTTCTTGGTCTGGAAAAGGTTTCTCTGAAAATTTGAGACCATTCTTATCCAATTTTGGAACTACGATTTTAGAGGAATAGGATTTTAATTTAGTCAATTAAACACAATAGATTTTTCCATGAATTTCTTGTTTGGTTGTAATTTGGTGAAATTCCATAGAGATGGTAGGGTAGTTGTAGTTTGATTGATTTGTTCATCCTAATTCTTGACCTTTggaattagaaaaataataatattgtatttacaTTATTATAAATAGCATTAATAAGGTATTATGCAAAAATGAGAGGTTGAATTCAACTGTAAATGCTATACAGgtaagggggggaaaaaagagAGTATAAATAGGATAATAAATTTGGAGAATGACCAAAAGCCAGACACAGTCAAGTGGGCATCATATTATACATGCTGTGAAACTTGCAGGCATCACTGTCTCAGCCTAATAAACAACTTCAAAAGAAGCCCTTTAATTTTCCCCTATTAGGCTACAAATATGGTCAGGACTATTTGTTATCGCATTTTTGCAATGaaattggattatatatatgcttttaacTAGCTTAGTAGGAGTCTACAAAGTTAACATTGCAATTATTGTAGTTTAAGAAAGTTTCCAGgcctttaattttaaaattcatcctattaagctttttattttttatttggtatacaATGAACCTTATATAAACTTAATAATTATGGTTTTTATCTCCTAGTTCAATTGTAGTGTATGAGCTTCGACCTTTACAAATTGAATAGGATGtcttttgttcatttttcattgtacattctttttttttttttttttttcttcttcttcttcgtcttccatttattttatttatttattaattaggtGGGGGTTAAAACGGAAGTGGAAATGTTTTAGAAGGCATTttgattgtttttgttttgattttgtccACCCGCTATTCCGTTTGtccttctttttatatatatatatatatatatatatgagatgaGATGTTCGGTTTGTCCTTTGGGTGTTTGCTGTGAGCAAAATTCTTAAAATGGAagcttatttaatttctttcttttttgtttaatacTAAACTCGCATAAGAACACAATGATGATATGATTCATGCATGCACATATCAAATAGAATCGTTAGGTAGACTCAGATTTTGGTTAAGGCCggtgtttaattaatttgaaccaaaaaaactgaaaagagaaaatgaagagGAATCTTCTTTATGTTGTTGTCAAAGTTGgatctattatatattttaccccacaaaaaagaagaagaaaaagttcgATCTATTATATATACACTCTCCATATCTCAGTTCCCATGAAATCCAATTTTTCAATGAACTGACTATGTTATTAtgacaatttattatttttatgcaaACCATGTTAATCGATATGATTGTTTTTTTGATAACCAAAAAACGTACTACAAATGTTCAATTCACATCCACACTTCTCtgctttaaatttgaattttcctTCTGcactttattatcattattgttatcgACCTTTTGTTCCAAGGAAAAGCATCCAAAATGTTTCCAAAGACTTTTATGCTGACATGGTCCTTCGCatcatttttttaaccaaatgacAACAATGCCCATTGACTTTCATTAGGTGACGACGCATCATATTGGCCCCACGTACCTACTCCCTCATTGACAAAATTGCCCTCAACTTTTATGGTTGTATTATATAGGGGACCAGGAAGGCAGGAAGTTTCTTCCATGTACAAAAATATCAAGACGTCCTCGTCCAAGTTCATTTGCTAAagctataattattttaatctttATCACACTTAAATCATTTTTGCTAAGAACAGGAATAAACAAGATATAAACTATATATTGCCATGACACCTTAACCACCCCGCAGTGACCCGACATTTTGATATCGATAAGGTCAACTGCATGCCATAATTCAAAATTATGACCATCTGATCTACCGACCTAAAACAAAATAGTCATTAAGACAAGACGGTTCTGATCAATTTTTCTGTTTTAGGGTAATACATGATATACGTATCTAAAGGTTTATTGTGGGATTTGGGCTTTGAGCCAATTATGTTCTAGAAGTTAAAATCAATTTTGCAAGCAGGCCAAACATTTTACCTAATGAAGTTCAATTAAGCAAATTAGACATCCGTAATTTGACGAACTTGCCCTATGACTAGACCCCACTAGAAGAATCCCTTTTCCTACCAACTCTGAAAATAACTTGCACTTTCTTACTTCTCTTTCAGAAACTTCATTTGGTTAGCTGCACATCtaattaacccttttttttttttttttttttttcccttgaaaCTAAGAAGTTAAAGCAATACTTGGAAGAATATTCAATGTTCGGCATCTAGCTTTATCacagccaaaaagaaaaaatgaaaaacgaaAAACTTGCTGGGGCTTTCAGACAAAAAGTTCCAGAGACAAAAGTCTGGCTACTATCTTTGATTTTGGGTTACCATTATATTTCACCTCAATGCAAAAAGTCAAGGAGGGTAACCAAGTAATTTTGTCTTTCAAACCAACTACAAAGACTTAGGACTCGTTACACATTAAACAAATGGCAAAAATAATGCCtacatgaataataataaacaatattagGGGCAGAACAAAATCCATGTTTATAAAATGATGCAAAGAATGATTTTAGAAACATAGAATAATTCAATTGGGTTGAAAACAAAGAAAGGAGTTGGAAACCCCTTTCTATCTGTCTGGTTTGGAGGGTAGTTGGGTGAATTTGAATATTAGCTCGTCTTTTCTCATTGTTTAAGAGGCCTTTAAAAACCATTCTCCACCACCCAATCTTTGTTCTAACCTGATTCTTTCATTCTTTAGTTTTCCTCAACAACGATGAACGCTTAGCCTTTTTTGGTCTTCGAGAAAACCGATTATTTACAAAGTTTGAGAGaattttaatttccaaaagCAAGAATTCAATGGCAATCAAGAAACACACATGGATATCTATCGTTACGAGTTGCTACAAGTCTGAGGTCCAACCTTCACGAAAGCCCAAGAAATTGGTTGCCAAACAGAGTTCATTTCAAAGGATTTCTATAACAGATTTGAGTAATCCAAGCTCAACACTTTCAGAGGACCTCTCCATCTCTCTTGCTGGTTCAAATATCCATGTTTTTACCCTTGCGGAGCTAAAGGTGATCACCCAGAATTTCTCTTCCAGTAACTTTCTTGGAGAAGGTGGATTTGGACCGGTTCACAAAGGTTTCATTGATGACAAGCTTAGACCTGGTTTGAAGGCTCAACCTGTAGCTGTCAAGCTCTTGGACTTGGATGGCACTCAAGGCCATAGGGAGTGGTTGGTGGGTTACTTTTCCTTTCTACTTATGAATCAACTACATATATTTGCATCCTTAATTAAGTTTTTTCCTTCCCATAAACGAGTTATTGGGATTTTCAAATTATGGGTTTCggtcaataataattaataatactcTTTTCATTTTTGACAGACCGAAGTGATATTCCTGGGACAATTGAGGCATCCACACCTCGTGAAGCTGAtaggttattgttgtgaagaTGAACATAGACTGCTCGTCTATGAATATATGCCAAGAGGCAGCTTAGAGAATCAGCTATTTAGAAGTAcgtttttgttttctctcttgTGAAAACTATACAATTTGGGTTGTTAGAAAAGTTAATTGCCAGTTCTCCATTGGAGTTTCCAAAAAAATGAggactaattaattaaagtgtTAATGTTGGATTTACAGGGTACTCGGTCTCATTACCATGGTCAACGAGAATGAAAATCGCACTCGGAGCTGCAAAGGGGCTCTCTTTCCTCCACGAAGCAGAAAAGCCAGTGATATATAGGGACTTCAAGGCATCAAACATATTGCTAGACTCGGTAAGATTTCTATCGTAATCCCTTTTGTCCAAATTGGAAACTGACGCTTTATTGATCAGTACTAAACTTTTTGTAATGATAAATCTTTTTCCAGGATTATACTCCCAAACTTTCAGATTTTGGGCTAGCAAAAGATGGTCCAGAGGGAGATGACACACACGTTTCTACACGAGTTATGGGCACGCAGGGCTATGCTGCGCCGGAATACATAATGACGGGTAATTTTGTATACTTGggtctttttcaattttgttccttttatataacttcaattaaattttgtggggaaattaattaacatttttatggGTTTGATTGGTTGTCAGGTCACTTGACGGCAATGAGCGATGTTTATAGCTTCGGAGTGGTGCTTTTAGAACTACTAACCGGAAGGAGATCTGTGGACAAGAACCGTCCTCACAGAGAGCAGAACCTAGTGGAATGGGCAAGGCCAATGTTGAATGATTCCAGGAAATTGGGCAGGTTAATGGACCCGAGACTGGAAGGCCAATACTCTGAAACAGGGGCTAAAAAAGCAGCTGCATTGGCTTATCAATGCCTCAGCCACCGCCCAAAGCAACGACCAACCATGAGTACCGTGGTCAAGACCTTGGAACCCCTTAAGGATTTTGATGACCTCCCAATTGGACCTTTTGTATTCACATTTCCAAATGAAACCCAATTTTGTAAAGAAGAATTAAGGGAAGGTGGAGAAGCATTGAAACagtcaaagaaagaaaatggtcatcatcattatcataatGGGCATAAGCATCACCACAAATCGCCTAAGTCTCCAAATTCTTACTCGGAAAGAAACGGTTTGAATTCCCCATTGCACCACAGAGCCAGAGGAGCTTAGATTAGTAGCTAGCTGCAAGTGTAAATCACACCACGTACAATATTTGACACTGTAAATAGAGATTTATCAAGTTTCCTTTGGTGGCAAATCCTGGCACTTCTTAGGCTAAAGTGTAACTAAGTCTTGCAAGAATGAGGAATTTGTTCATtgcttgaattattatttatttacatttttttttattattattattctaaagTGATCGTATATGGAATTCAGTCCACTTCTTGAGCAAATTGAGATTTGTTCAAAAGTGGGAAATGCCCAACTTGTACATGTTGTATACTAGAGATTTATCAAGTTTCCTTTGGTGGCAAATCCTGGCACTTCTTAGGCTAAGTGTAACTAAGTCTTGCAAGAATGAGGAATTTGTTCATTGcttgaattattatttgtttacatttttttattattattattattctaaagTGATCGTATATGGAATTCAGTCCACTTCTTGAGCAAATTGAGATTTGTTCAAAAGTGGGAAATGCCCAACTTGTACATGTTGTATACTAGCATATTTTTCTTAGATTTTGTCAACTACAGCTAGCAGTTTGAAATACAACGCGGAAAAAAAATACCTATAATACTAATTAACAGCCACTAACCCCATTTTCTTGATTGAGTTTATAACAAATCTGGCATGTTCAATACTCCCaagcattaaaatattacaaagaCAATATTGTTTCCAGGGCCACTACCAAATCCCCTGTTTTGTGCTGCTGTTTTTCATGTTTAGCTTAAAATGGGTTGCCTAATAGAACGTGactatgaaaaggaaaaaaaagaaaaaaaagaaaaaaaatgcatgtgAAACTTATTAAATTTAAGTGAGGTAAAAGATGCAAATTCTGCATGATTATTTTGCAGGAATTTTCAAATGGTATTTTAACAGGGGAAAATATAAGAGAAGAGGAAAACTTAAGAAACATctggatttaataaataattattctagCCAAACAGAGTGGTAGTATTCTGTCTATTTAGATTGACCTTTTCTCCTTCTCGATATCTTATCTTGCAAGATATGTGTTACCTTTTAGGTATAAATCATCTTCTTGAAATAAATACTTTTTATCGCTTCAAATTTCTTTTCTATGCCACATTTGTCTTTTTACTCTTAAACGTGTTCACAGTACCCAGGGAATTAATTAGTACCTAGGGAATTAATTAGTATCTTTCACCTACCGATATGTGTACAAAATAATAGTACTTTAACCCAATGTCAATgttgattattttatatattttccatgtTTTGCTTCACCCAGCAAGGAACCTGATTACAATATGAATAATTAAGGGTCAAATAGTATCCTAGTTTTCTTGTTTATAGCTTAGAAGAAAGTCAAGAATATTAGTTGatctcttttttacttttttttttttttttcatgcagaATAGTTAGAATTGGATatgaattttgttttcatttaagCAGAATGGTTGAGGGCAAGATGTTGTTTTGCAGGAACTATGGGGTTTCATGCTGAAAGTTAggagtgtttttttatttttttttatttttttttatttttttatttttttattttattttaaataattagtcATCATTGCTGATTATTTTCAAGAATCTGGTAATCtaagtttctttgtttttcttttttccactttataattctaaaatttaaataatttttttaaaagatattttttgatGACCAAAAGTAAGTTAAtcgtttttattaatattcttgcACTCCTAAATATATTATTGTCTATAACTTACTATCAAGAAGTATAAAGTTTAGATaaggtaattttgaaaattatattaaaatgaaaaaaaaattaaggattttgtagattaaaatgaaaatatcttGATAAAACCAtcaagtttgaaaaataaaataaaatacaatcacTTAGGAAAAGAGATAATGAAATTTTGTAGTTTTGAGATTGTGAAAGGTTATGAAAGGATGTGTCAAATACTTTGTTCATAAGGTTGTAAAAGGTTACAAATCcgaagaggaaaaagaagactGTTGACTCCCTTTATGTGAGACCCCTTTCTCTGTTGCTGTCTCtcgattctttttttcttcaaattacATCTTTGGAATTGAATTAATCAGTTTTTCCTCAAAAGTGCAGgtcattaatttaatatatacatatatatatatatatatagatatgtatgtgAGTCTCAAATAAAATCTAcattgttttattaaattagaatttatttttattattattattttgttacaaAACATAGCAACCTTCTTATCAAATATAGAAAACCACGGATTTCCAGCAACAGGATTAATAACTACATGGACAAATTAATTACTGCTGATAAAGATGGAATGGCAGTCGAG
It encodes:
- the LOC107423923 gene encoding serine/threonine-protein kinase RIPK, which encodes MAIKKHTWISIVTSCYKSEVQPSRKPKKLVAKQSSFQRISITDLSNPSSTLSEDLSISLAGSNIHVFTLAELKVITQNFSSSNFLGEGGFGPVHKGFIDDKLRPGLKAQPVAVKLLDLDGTQGHREWLTEVIFLGQLRHPHLVKLIGYCCEDEHRLLVYEYMPRGSLENQLFRRYSVSLPWSTRMKIALGAAKGLSFLHEAEKPVIYRDFKASNILLDSDYTPKLSDFGLAKDGPEGDDTHVSTRVMGTQGYAAPEYIMTGHLTAMSDVYSFGVVLLELLTGRRSVDKNRPHREQNLVEWARPMLNDSRKLGRLMDPRLEGQYSETGAKKAAALAYQCLSHRPKQRPTMSTVVKTLEPLKDFDDLPIGPFVFTFPNETQFCKEELREGGEALKQSKKENGHHHYHNGHKHHHKSPKSPNSYSERNGLNSPLHHRARGA